Genomic window (Vigna unguiculata cultivar IT97K-499-35 chromosome 10, ASM411807v1, whole genome shotgun sequence):
AGTTTCTCGCGGTTTATAAACTGGTGCTTGGTGCTTGAAAGCCAAAATTTTGTTGCTGCTGTTATAATTCGTAAAGTTAGAGTGTTGATTTATGTGCTTGTCATGAttatttgatcttttttttttttttttgtttttcttgcaagcaaaaagagaaaaaaaaattataggagGGAAAAATGATGGAAGCTAATTCTGTTTGGTGTCATTGATATTATTCTCCATGGCATGTCACTAGAGTTTGGTTGAATTGAAAGCTTGCCAAAAATGGGGCTTCTCAcgggtctttttcttttttttttttcttacaaaatctTTTAGATGATGTCAACTTGGTAATGAAACATTCCTTCACGGTCTTCTTCTGGATCCTGAATCTGTgaaccttttttgtttttgcttcTTTTTAATTCTGGGAATGCAGGATACCGGGTTTCCTTTGACTGAAAGGGATAGATTGGGGCTTCGGGGTCTCCTTCCTCCGCGTGTTATATCCTTTGAGCAGCAATATGATCGCTTTAGTAAGTTTGACGTCTACTTTTCTCATATTTATCCATTGGTATGGGGGTGTTTTAGTTGTAGTACTAGTCACTTTGCCTAACTTCTGAAAGCTTTAATATTTAGTTCGCTAGAGTAGTGTGTTTGGGTTCTCAGGCTTTACCctttgttattttattgtttggtAATATTGGattgttatatttgttttccaGTGAATTCATTCCGATCTTTGGAGAATAATACTCAGGGGCAATCAGATAAAGTTGTTTCCTTGGCAAAATGGAGGATCTTAAATAGGCTGCATGACAGGAACGAGACTTTGTACTACAGAGTGAGTTAGACCATGAAGTTTGCTTGTTTGTGTTTTTgagtttctttttttgtttatgaaagAATATGATCACAGTTCTGTTATGTGATTCATGTGTtgttatattacattttttttttcaggttcttattgataatattaaagAGTTTGCCCCAATAATATATACTCCAACAGTTGGATTAGTGTGTCAAAATTATTCAGGGTTATTTAGACGTCCACGAGGGATGTACTTTAGTGCCAAAGATAAAGGGGAGATGATGTCTATGATTTATAACTGGCCAGCTCACGAGGTATTGCATTAGTTTTTGAAGTTCAGTACCATTTTCCTGTTGTTCATTATTGGAAATAGCCATTTACCTTATAATCTTCCCTTCTAATTAATCCCATTGTGACATTTTGAACTATTGAAAGATCTCCTTGAATTGTCTTACTCTTAACGCTGAGTTTCGTCAGTTTCCATTCTTTGAGTGATAAACAGATATTCAGTTGGCTCGGTATTGATATTCTCTTCTATTGTAGTTTAGTATAAGAAAACTATCAGATatgttttatgttaaaaatttggAATCTTGGGAAATGAACGTTAGTTATAGAATGCAACATGTTTCTTGTTACAGTTTGTATTGATCTGATTAATTTATCCAAGAACGCAATATGGTTTTCTTTGATACAGTTTGCATGGATCCAGATTAATTTATCAGagaatatttttgtttagtttgtcattgatgatttttgtttcttctataACATAAAGgttctcatattttcttttgaatttttcacaaatatttCCTCTTATGGAAGGCTGGTGTAGTAATAGAAAAGTGAGAAGAGATGCAATTAACACTTAATTGATGTGTCAAAGTCAAAGATCATAGATCTCAAAGAACAAGAGGGGACTTCCACAGAAGAAACTCATTGTGTAATTAATACTCTTAACTTGAAGGTTCTAACTTTAGTAGATGTTGTGAAACATCTGGAAAAAGTGAGactgttttaatattaaaatggatACAGATTTTTAAGTTTGtattgaattttcaaaaattttggtCTTGTATCTCTAATTGTGGTTACCAATTACCGTGTGTTTGACCTTATTATAAGCTTATCTGGATAAGGTAGAGTTGTTTGCAAAAGGAGCTTATGGCATTAGTTAGAAGCATTCTTTAAACACTTCTTTATGTAACTCTTAAGCTTAAACTTccaagtttatttatttatttaatttttatgttggtTATCTTATTAAAATTCTTCTTTATCCTTCTTATTTGTGAAAATCGTTAACATTCTCACTAATCatcatcaaatataattttttataatagaaaatcATCACAGTTATAATATAAACCCATTTAATTATCTCATTTccttaaatgaaaatatttaaaaatgagaaTAACATTAAAAGGacattatattaacttttaagatgttaaatatttgaaatgaactaaaatatgaaaaatgattactATTTGAGAACATATGGTTATCAAATTTCAGGTTATGGccaagtaattaatatatatttttttacattatttatgcTTATCAGCCAGTTCAAAGGTTAGTTTTACCAAACATTTTCCTAAAgcctaaacaaatatataacattTCAGCTAACTTATCTATTATGTTAGTCAAACAAAACCCTTGCCCCGACGTTGGtgtgttttgttttggttgATTAAGTGACAAAATTGGCTTGCAATTGTTCATTCATTATGTTtggtcatcattttttttatcctgtTGCAGGTAGACATGATTGTCTTAACAGATGGAAGTCGAATTCTTGGCTTAGGCGACCTTGGAGTTCAGGGAATTGGAATTCCCATAGGTAAACTTGATGTGTATGTTGCTGCCGCTGGTATCAACCCACAAAGAGTATGcttcttcttttatctctcaaaCTACTTGTTTCATTCCAATTTCTTGCTGTTCTTGTTTCATTGTTAGCTGGTATACATCTGATCGTCAGTCATGGATCTTATGTTGGTGGCCTAGGCTTGGGCTAAGTGCTTTCTTAACATTTAAGTAGTGCACAGGATAATTATGCTAGGATAGATACAGTTTCATTAGTGCAGGCAATTTTATCATGATGTGACATCTATAAATTACATGACAATGTGTTCATGATGTTCTGACATCATTAAAATCATTAATGTAGAATGACATGTCATTTGATTCTTTTATTTGACTACCAATTGATAAATTCTCTATTGTTAACTCAccacatgttttgtttttccaacTGCAGATACTTCCAGTTATGTTGGACGTTGGCACCAACAATCAAAAGCTACTTGAAGACCGCCTTTGTGAGTAAACTTGTTCTTTTCAATCTCTTGACCACTTATTTATagcttttatttttgtcatcaaTTTATTTGACAACAAGGATGGAGCCAGAAATTGCACAATGAGaggaccaaatatatatatttttaatttagaaccAGGAATGACTTTTTAAGTTTCCATATCCAAGACCAGGATTATTACACTACTTGTAATCTGGTTTCAGATCATAGGCATCAAGGCTTTAAAATTGACAAACAAGGGTGAAAGATTCAGACTCATCAATCATCACCTTCCATCGACTACAACTACAATAGAAACTTTGGGAGCCTTAGAATCTTCAGAATAACCTACCTTGCTCTTCACCTTGCACACATGTGCTCATCTCACCCAGGCTAGCTATTTAGAGTTTTGGCTCCACTGAAACTTTGATTATGCAAAAGCTTATCCAGAAATGAAAACAAGTATAAAAGAATCAATTGCCATTGGACATAGTAATTTCTGCCATTAATTTGTCTCTAACTTCAACACTGAAAGGAACCAATCAATTAGATacaaatttttatgttttgagcTTTGGGATGTGTTCTTGAATATTTTATCATTGAATTGTAATTTATGCTCACAATGGAAGGATTGGGTCAACAGCTAGCATTCTAAtgtatcttttttttcttatcagtATTCAAATATATCATATTGTTGATATCAGAAGCAATTGGCTTTCTTTTTTGACATTTTCACATGGCAGATTTAGGACTACGTCAACCAAGGTTGGAAGGTGAAGAGTATCTATCAATTGTAGATGAATTCATGGAAGCAGTTCATGCTCGCTGGCCCAAGGCTATTGTGCAGGTAGgtctgttaatttttttctcctttcccCATTGATATATGTCTGTCTTTATTTATTCTAGCAcatattcttttatcaattttgtaaTTAGATTTTGTGTTAATTATGTCAGTTTGAGGACTTCCAAATGAAGTGGGCTTTTGAAACCCTGGAAAGATATCAGAAAAAGTTTTGCATGTTTAATGATGATATACAGGTAAGAAAGTAATGTTAATGCATAAAATGTTGAACATATAACCTAACAGTGCACTATTTAAGAATCTACTGAAAGTTCAAATTTACTTCTTGTCCTATAGGGTACTGCTGGAGTTGCACTTGCTGGATTATTGGGAACTGTAAGAGCCCAAGGCCAACCATTGACTGACTTTGTGAACCAAAAGATAGTTGTGGTTGGAGCTGGGAGGTAATTCACTTGAAAAATTGATTATGATGAACATcatattttccattttctttttctgactGTTGTCTATTACACACCTTTATTATAGCTACTTTCCTGCCTCAAGCTCTTTTTTTGCCTGGATTGCAGTGCTGGGCTTGGGGTTCTAAAAATGGCCATCAAGGCAGTTGCAAAGATATCTGGGTGCAGTGATTCAGCTGCCAAAAGCCAATTCTATTTGATCGATAAAGACGTATGCTTTCATGAACTTTACTAGCATTGTTAGTCCTGCAAGTCACTTAATTGTTTTGACTTACCATTCCCTTTCAGATGTGACTCTGAATGAACTCATTCAATCTAAACATAATTTTCTTTAGCATATTCTTTGTCTTGATTTGTCTTTGCATTCAATGTTGATGGCATAAGAAAAGAATTGCTATAATGTggaatatataattgttatgttACTATTTCATATAGTATGTAGGATGTTTagtttatttcataaaaaaacttAGGTTTAGTCTGATAACAGTGCCATTTTTTGTATGCAGGGTCTAGTCACAACAGAAAGGAACAATTTAGATCCAGCTGCAGCTCCATTTGCTAAAAATCCAAGAGACTTAGAGGGGCTTACTGAGGGTGCTAGCATAATTGAAGTGGTAAATGTTACAGGATTCATGTAGGAAAATTTGTTTGACCCTAGGATCTACTTTACAACACTGAAAAGAGTTATTTTGACATAGAAGGATTAAATCTCTTCACTATATGAATgctaattttaaagattatGCATACTTTCTTGTACGTCCTTTAATTCTTAAACCTATTGATAATTAGGTTAAGAAGATTAAGCCACATGTGCTCCTTGGTTTATCTGGTGTTGGTGGCATTTTCAATGATGAGGTAATTACCTTCTACAATATAACTTCTATTATGTCACATCCCTCAATAAgggatattaaataaatatgtataatggACAAAAACTGTTATTGAGCTTTTCTGCTattgaatttcttaattttaatggtTGAGATTCGACTCAGGTGCTTAAGGCAATGAGAGAATCTGTTTCAACAAAACCTGCTATCTTTGCCATGTCTAACCCCACCATGAATGGTTTGTTTGTACAAGGCTCATTAAGCACTCATAATTCCTTAATAATGTGTATGTGTTTTCATTGACTTTTTTTCCATGTATTATGTGGACAGCTGAGTGCACTGCTATTGATGCTTTCAAGCATGCTGGGGAAAATATAGTGTTTGCCAGTGGAAGCCCTTTCGAAAATGTAGATCTTGGTAATTACTACTTTCTTTGATTTAGATGTAACTAGTATAGTTCAGATGTTTCTCGAGTGTTGCATAATTTATTGGTTTAAATCTTGTACAGGTAACGGAAAAGTGGGCCATGTAAATCAAGCAAACAACATGTACCTATTCCCTGGGTAGGGTAGATCTTCTTGGCTTGTATATTTTCGTGCATTATACCTGTCAGTTGAATTACAGGTATAACTTCTAATTTAACCATTTCATTTCAGAATTGGTTTGGGAACTCTTTTGTCAGGTTCTCACCTTATAACAGATGGAATGTTGCAAGCAGCTGCTGAATggtatgattttaatttgtaaaattttttctttttttgttaaccAAAAGCTATTGGTGCTAGCACCCGTGGAtacttgttttaaataaattattgacatACTGATAACCTTACAGCCTTGCTTCATACATGGCTGAGGAAGATATCTCAAACGGAATTTTATACCCATCTGTTGACAGGTGATATTCCTTATTTTCTCTTGATATCTTTCGCATTTCATTTTCTTCTGGCTTTGCTTTCTCTGTTGCCTTTTGTAATGACCAAAACAAATgatactttaaaaattttataacttaaaaCTGTGATCTGGTGAATGTTGTTATCAAGGATCAGATGCCGAGTCTGGCACCAATATGTAGCATTATATATAAGAGTTGATCCACACTTTTCTCGTCAAAGGGGTTCCCACTCATTTCGTAAATACAAAAGCTTCTAACAGTAacaatctttaaaaaatatacactccttgtttttataagaataaatgATCTGGTTGATTTGGTTGTTTGTTTTGAAGCTAAAAAAATCTCATGAACTGATTGATGACCCTCACTTATTAATGCAAATTGCTTGATGCAGCATTCGAGATGTTACAGCCGAGGTTGGAGCTGCTGTCCTTCGAGCTGCAGTTGAAGAAGAACTGGCAGAAGGACATGGTGATGTGGGGCACAGAGAACTTTCCCATATGTCAAAAGTATGAAAAGTTTCATCCTTTACGATATACAAGAGCCTGTCTGGAAaagttctgtttttttttttttttccttcaagtTCAGctgttttgaagaaaaataactgttTGGAAACAAATCCTAAAATTACTGAGGGATTATACCTATAAGTCTTACATGCTACCAGATCTGAACATTGAAAAATTTAACAAGCATTGGCTGCATTGCTAATGGTGGTTAATGTTGCAGGATGAGACCGTGGAGTACGTCCGAAGTAATATGTGGTATCCTGTGTATTCTCCTCTTGTTCACGAGAAATGATTTGCTATCAGTATGTGTAATTTTTTGGAGGACCTTTGCAATTCATGTCTCAGAGTGCTGCAGCCAAGCCTTTTCTATCTGTGGTTTCTAATGTTATGCTATGTTCTTAGTTCATGCTTATTACTAGCAGCCTTGAGTATTGGATGGAAGTAGCGGAAAGAGGAAATGTGTCTTCATTAGTTTCTGCCATGAATTGTTGTACAAGTATTGAAATTTAACTTTATAGATTTAATGTTGGAGACGTGTATTAATAGTTATGTTGTGTGTGTAATTTTGATGACTGCTTCGGTGGATGGTTTCTTTCTTGACACTAATGTAACATATTTTGTACAATAATGACACATGTTTCGATTCTTATCCTTTTATCTGACACTAGCAGCTTATACGGGTTGTTGATAAGTTTTAAGAGgaattttagaaatatgtatttttttcatttattattctttCACTTATTTTATAGATTTGAATCATTTATCAATTACAACAGAGTCTTAAAAGAATATTGTAgagagtaatatttttttaatatttttcatgttttaaatatattggaGGTAGTAACCATGTTCACCTAAAATTTCAACTTGAGCAAACAGTGATTACTTATATAGTCTATTTCTTAATTGCTTCCTGCACTCCATAAATTTCTTCTTGCATCCATcaatataaggaaaaaaatactGAAATACCATTCACCAATTTCATGTGTCACTGCCATCGCCCCCGGATCGCCactgtagaagaagaaaaaaatgttaaaagaatTCATTCCAAGAAGGTTTTTTTAGAAAACATTTCATGCGTCGGAAAAGCTCTTTCCGGAATCCAGTTCATGTAGAGATGctccaaaaaaaaatcattttgaaaagcATTATATGCATttcaaaaagtatattttagaaatCTGTTCCCAAAAATGTTTTCCAGAATGTATTTcacttgttttgaaaattttattttaaaaatctcgttttaaaaatttcattctGAAAATTCTGTTTCGAAAAATTTTGCTCCAGAAATATTATTTCGGAAATTCAGATTCTGGAAAGCCTCTTCCAAAATTCATAATCTTCacttatataaagataaaagggtcactttttaaaattggaaGAACTGCAGGATGCAATTGCCATTTTTTAAAACTAGCAAACGTCGCGGACGTACtgtgtgtttatatttttttaatttttaaaaaatttaagttaagattaataataaatatataatttttaaagtagttattaaatataaaattaaaaaaaatacgttaaaaaaatttaataacaatttaaaacaaaagaaatttttagaaaaataattaaaaataaattatttataaaataattaattttaaaataattaagaataaaatgaatattataaaacGTGGACACAAAGAggaatctcttttttttattattatagatagatatagatgtAGATATTATGTAGGATAGGAAAgcagtagaaaaaaaaattgtggacaTGAGCCCTTTAAAGATGAAGACAGAAAATAATTGGATATTTCTTTTGGcatctataatatttttgtctattctgttatatatatatatatatatatatatatatatatatatatatatatatatatatatatatatatatatatatatataaatataagatggAGAAACTTCATATTAGTGAAGCTACAGTTTTCAAAGTTACTTGTTAAAACTTTATccgtaatattttaaaattatttaaattaaataaatattatgaattttactGTTTTGAAAATACATCTCCAATCACAAAACccgaaaataaattcaaaaatacacTTTTGAATTCTCGCATTCGGAATAGATAAAGACCCTCGTCATCTAATTTTATATGCCTTGTGGTTTTACCTTGTTACAACACTTTCATTTCATTCACTCTCGGCAGTTTCTTTCTGTATTTCCTTAACTTTTTTACCTGCgtcctttaatttttatttttcttatttaattcattttggattatttaatcaataagttaattttttacttttagatcctataatttgaaatttatttttaactttttcattatataatCTGAAAAACCCTCAGATTAtctaatgtaaatattttttaattacacaatctaaaaattattttttatttttaaattatataatgaaaaaaaaaattatacgagGTGTGGGAAGAGACTGTTTCACTTTCACACaccaaaattatatttcacCATTCTAAGTAATATGGAACTAAATCAATCAatataatattaacatatttcACTCTCGTATTATTATGCCACATGAAAACCCCATGTCatgagaatttaaaaatttattttggatcACAGGattcataattcaaaatatattttccgTTCTACAATTGCacaatttcaaatacttaataTAATATAGATAGTACAGCTTGAAAATATATGTCAAATTATACActttaaaaattcataacattatatcaaataaaagaatttgaaatacAAGTATAgcaaaataaagtaaaaaaaaaaaaaaacttcaaatttgaaataaattggaTTGTGTGGAGCCCATGTTCATCCAGCTATGGAAACATGGGTTTTTACTTCTGCATCTATCTAATTATTACCTGCACTCTCATAATTACTACATACACCCCATACTCTTTATAATATATTCCGGTGTTTCTCGGATGAAGGCTCTAGGGTTCTTCAAGACTTTGACAAcactattaatttattaatttgttatcATCATTGTTGACAAGTCCACTTTTGGAAAACTTGATGATGACAAGTTCACCTTTGATTAAGACGTTCACACCTCCATCGACAAtggaaaaaaacataaacatggctgcaaaattctttttatatattttaaaatattaaaatcagtgatatattttgatgacaaaaaaacaataatacacaaatttagaaggaaattcaattattttgtgACTCATTTGACACTATAATTTTAAGagtaatgtaattatttaaaaagtaaatttttatgtttataaaaataaaaatgaaaagaagtagtaaaaatatcaaatgaatGTAATAGTTTGTTAAATGTCAAATTAACACCATGCTTATTATTAATATGGAAATACTAGTGTATGAACTTGCATATTATGtcgaaaataaatattatcctataaagaaatttaatttataaataaagtgggatgccttttatttatttcaaaccAATATAAActacacttatttttttttatctatttttaattatatttgtgattaattttaattttaacatttttatgtgacacataataaaattttgatttaaatcaAACAGAATCGATTTTAAATCGAAGAAAATAACCAGTTCTacatgtatttttcttttaaaattaataatatttccCATTTCATATTATGTTgcaaatataaaagtaaaataatattttaaattttatataactaattaaagttaatagttttttaaacaaaattaaacattaagaTCTGATTTTCACAATTTCTTTTGTCCAATTAGACTCCTAAAtccaaaatcattttataaagacatttttatcaaaaGATTCACTTAAATTTACTATATATCTAAGAAATTCTTAGTATAAGTAATTTACTGAGATGATATCGTAACTAATTGACACCTGTCTCAAATTGAGGGTAATTTAGTcttttggattttcttttttttccaaaaGCATTAAATGGAGATTGACGTTTGCTGACAGACGGAACCTTCTTCTTCAAGCCATTGCAGTTGATCAaggtatttgaattttttcttctttcgttatctttcttcctctccttcttttgctttctttcttcttcttcttcttcttcttcttcaaatccattgcttcttctttcttcttcttcataccAACGTAAGtgttttaaatattcttttggctatttatttttgttggcgGATTGTTGTTATTGAATGTTGACAGAAGTTTGGGTGGTGGATATTTTTtaatgcttctttttttttgctGATTATTGTTGTTGCATGTTGACAAAAGTTTTGGTTGGTGTaggtaattttttcttttattttttctttgttgtggatatttttttaatacttcttctttcttcttcatatcagcctaagttttttatttttttgttggtcttttttttttgtgattgttgttgttgaaggtTTACAGAAGTTGtggatattttttcttttgttttttttcttcttcttccgtCTTCTTTCTTCGTCgatcctttttctttcttcttcttcatatgaagttatatatttttttaacttcctgtttattatttttcatgcaTAACATAACCTTTGGTTCATCAAGGttagtttttgttgttattcttccttttttcttttttttttcttcttctttgtggattcttcatctttctttttcttcatactctgttattttttctttactttgtgttctgttatttttttttttactttgtgttGACTGTTCTTTatgaaagttttgatttttttgcaGATTGAAGTGCTTTGACGTCGAAAAAAATAAGGCTCATGGATAAGGATCTAAGGCCCTTTGCAAATCAATTGGACTTTTTCTAAGCAGAGCATTTGTAATGGCGGCAACACTGTAGAGGACGTGATTTAGCtttcttttcaaaatgaaaaaattgtcGAGGAATCTTCTAGCCACGACTGAAATTCTATATTTTGTGGTGCTTTTGTGGAATGAACTTGCAAACAATCTCTCCTTTCTCTCCTGCTCATATTTTTGAAACcccaaatttatatatttttcctttagcTTTTTTCTGTTAAGGTTTTGTTCTCCTTAATCAACTGattgttttgttttcatttcctATGATTATTTTGTTTCCATCTCTTATTACTGTATTTTCGTGGATCTATCAAATGGGTTTGtggtttgtttttatttttgtatattcatttattatattgatggttggtttgtttgttgcttttgttattaaggttttgttttctttcatgaGATGATTGTTGTTCAGGTTTGCTTTAGCTTTTGCAGTTAAGGTTTGCTTTGGCTTTTGTTGTTAAGGTTTTGTTTTCTATCTTAatgtttctatttgttttgtatcttgaatatgtttttgtaaTCCAAAAAAGCCTTTCCATGTGAATGTGTATCtaatgtttttcctttctttgtcCTTATGAAACCTTAGGGAGCATAATCCTTTATTTGTGTGTTTGGAGTTGCTAAAGGTTTACTATAAGTTTGCCTTctccatatttttctttcatggtTTTAAATTGAAATCACTCTAAATTCATAGATATtcttaatatgtatgaatgcaATGATAGATATACTCTAAAAAGATCCCAAAAATtctttattactaatattaacACTCTTACTTTCTGAAATAACAAGTCTTTGTGGCACAAATAGAAGGGAAGGTTCAACAAGGTGATGGAGACACTCAATTACTTTGGCATTGAACTCATGGATACTAATCTCACTACTACAGAAAGAGCATTTATGATTACAGGTGATtctgataatgataataatcaAGACTATTTTTTACTACAGTTATTTATCAAATTCATAAGAAACTTAAAGATGAGATGTGATTCATCTTTTCACTACTATGAATATGTAGGTGTTCATGCTTACTTGACAAAGTTAACaatgtgataaaataatattcatccTATAAAAAATTGCTCcttaattttgatcaattttacTTTGGAAGTTTCATAATATTCGAAAAGTATAATGTTCAATTTGATCAATTATATAATGAAGTTTCataatattcaatttgatcaattatatatatacacgttacttttatttaaaatattttacgtttctatttaaaaactttaagatcaatatgttagatttattttgaaagagaTCCTTTAGCAAAATATGCCTTCCTTCTTATCAACAATTACCAAtacattaaaatttcattttaatataatatataacttaaaaattttattgtaaattttaattatataacaatattgtttttttatgcaTCACTAACCAATTGTTgtgtcaattttataatttaaaacaacaaaaaatcatatccaaatgttattttttaatcttatttgtattattattattggtattattaattgtatttttaataatgtattatttaacataataaaatcaatattaaaaaaattatttaattttatttaatttattatataaaaatactcataatttattatttatcttttattattattattattagtgaaaACACAGGAACGACTTATGTTAgcattttataacttttatagatatttgagttaaatatcaataaagaatatataaataatttttaaaatagttgttaaatgtaaaattagaaaaaatattatatacacaaaagaaatttttaaaataactcttAAAGACATAAGAGAATTTTAGAATAACCGTTAAaggtaaactatttataaaataattaatatttaaaataataattgaggataaaactgaaaaaacaaaatatgcacacaaaagaaatatagtctttatatattgttatagattattattactattattattgttgttattttatcattataataataataataataataattattgttattattataatagttaatattgttattagtgTTGTTGTTAATATtggtattaatattaatagtattagtattattttttgacACTGAACTAAGCATGAGTAcctgaaattgaaaaattagaCCGGTGAATACATAAA
Coding sequences:
- the LOC114167293 gene encoding NAD-dependent malic enzyme 59 kDa isoform, mitochondrial-like, giving the protein MWKLTRFAAASNIARSRRFSAAIPGPCIVHKRGADILHDPWFNKDTGFPLTERDRLGLRGLLPPRVISFEQQYDRFMNSFRSLENNTQGQSDKVVSLAKWRILNRLHDRNETLYYRVLIDNIKEFAPIIYTPTVGLVCQNYSGLFRRPRGMYFSAKDKGEMMSMIYNWPAHEVDMIVLTDGSRILGLGDLGVQGIGIPIGKLDVYVAAAGINPQRILPVMLDVGTNNQKLLEDRLYLGLRQPRLEGEEYLSIVDEFMEAVHARWPKAIVQFEDFQMKWAFETLERYQKKFCMFNDDIQGTAGVALAGLLGTVRAQGQPLTDFVNQKIVVVGAGSAGLGVLKMAIKAVAKISGCSDSAAKSQFYLIDKDGLVTTERNNLDPAAAPFAKNPRDLEGLTEGASIIEVVKKIKPHVLLGLSGVGGIFNDEVLKAMRESVSTKPAIFAMSNPTMNAECTAIDAFKHAGENIVFASGSPFENVDLGNGKVGHVNQANNMYLFPGIGLGTLLSGSHLITDGMLQAAAECLASYMAEEDISNGILYPSVDSIRDVTAEVGAAVLRAAVEEELAEGHGDVGHRELSHMSKDETVEYVRSNMWYPVYSPLVHEK